One stretch of Armigeres subalbatus isolate Guangzhou_Male chromosome 2, GZ_Asu_2, whole genome shotgun sequence DNA includes these proteins:
- the LOC134215868 gene encoding uncharacterized protein LOC134215868, with amino-acid sequence MQITSLPPPQASLHLQRHRPFHAVVHQTQVLAGNVVGLSTPTTAAAKLSPATPSAYPRRQPQQSSFRHQPPQSNPRQHRYRPNLVVNRRDQALAGNAIGPSSPSAAAIKDLPVSKAIALSLSSSTEVKHSPATSACQHSPKITTPHACHRPPS; translated from the coding sequence ATGCAAATCACCAGCCTGCCCCCACCACAAGCAAGCCTTCATCTGCAACGCCATCGACCATTCCACGCTGTCGTCCACCAAACCCAGGTTCTCGCCGGCAACGTCGTCGGCCTATCCACGCCGACAACCGCTGCAGCCAAGCTCTCGCCGGCAACGCCGTCGGCCTATCCACGCCGCCAGCCACAGCAATCAAGCTTTCGCCATCAACCGCCGCAATCAAACCCTCGCCAGCATCGCTATCGACCAAACCTCGTCGTCAACCGTCGCGACCAAGCCCTCGCCGGCAATGCAATCGGGCCATCCTCGCCGTCAGCCGCCGCCATTAAGGACTTGCCGGTAAGCAAAGCCATCGCCCTCTCCTTGTCGTCGAGCACCGAGGTCAAGCATTCGCCAGCAACGTCAGCCTGTCAGCACTCGCCGAAGATCACCACTCCGCATGCATGCCACCGTCCACCAAGCTAG